In the Cydia fagiglandana chromosome 14, ilCydFagi1.1, whole genome shotgun sequence genome, one interval contains:
- the LOC134670694 gene encoding GDP-Man:Man(3)GlcNAc(2)-PP-Dol alpha-1,2-mannosyltransferase translates to MLFEAFILLVVLPLFFLTLLLFGAFVIVPGAFIFASWYMRIYERKKQRRLRDGPNLAFFHPYCNAGGGGERVLWVAIKAILTRYPDTNIYIYTVDTAEPQTIANKVQNTFNIKVDASKLNFIRLVSKRAIEASSYPYFTLLMQSLGSMVMGLEAFMKFNPDIFIDTTGYAFTYPIFRYLAQCPVGTYTHYPVITKSMMRRVQQRIVSYNNRGIIARNPVFTWCKLLYYKAFGWLYGIVGRCADVVMVNGTWTEDHINDLWNSPCNTHRVYPPCEVTELKQLRSLVKDTDPIRILSVAQFRPEKDHPLMLQAMYELRNLLVKNEVLWNKIKLVFAGACRNAEDEERVQNLKDLAKHLSLENSVQFVVNAPYAQLLQLYQTCSIGLHAMWNEHFGISVVELMAAGLITIAHRSGGPLADIVETTETSRTGFLCSEADEYARAILEVIALAPEERQRIIDAARASVDRFSTLEFEKTFLRVAEPLMKLD, encoded by the exons ATGCTCTTCGAAGCCTTTAT ttTACTGGTAGTACTCCCGCTATTCTTCCTCACGTTGCTACTGTTCGGAGCCTTCGTGATCGTCCCTGGCGCCTTTATATTCGCGTCATGGTACATGCGGATCTACGAGCGAAAGAAACAGCGGAGGCTGCGAGATGGGCCTAACTTGGCATTCTTCCACCCGTATTGTAATGCCGGGGGCGGCGGAGAACGGGTGCTATGGGTGGCTATTAAGGCAATTTTGACTAG ATATCCAGACaccaatatatatatttacactGTGGACACAGCAGAACCTCAGACCATTGCCAACAAAGTGCAgaatacatttaatataaaagtTGATGCCAGCAAACTTAACTTCATAAG GTTGGTGTCAAAACGGGCGATAGAGGCAAGCTCATACCCTTACTTCACACTGCTGATGCAGAGTCTGGGCTCTATGGTTATGGGGTTGGAGGCCTTCATGAAGTTCAATCCAG ATATCTTCATAGACACGACAGGATATGCCTTCACCTACCCAATCTTCCGGTACCTAGCGCAGTGTCCGGTGGGCACATACACCCACTACCCTGTCATTACCAAGAGCATGATGCGCCGCGTGCAGCAGAGAATCGTCTCCTACAACAACAGGGGGATCATAGCCAGGAACCCTGTCTTCACTTGGTGCAAGCTCTTGTACTACAAAGCTTTTGGTTGG CTGTATGGAATCGTGGGGCGCTGCGCTGACGTGGTGATGGTGAACGGAACGTGGACGGAGGACCACATCAACGACTTGTGGAACTCGCCCTGCAACACGCACCGGGTCTATCCGCCCTGTGAA GTAACAGAGCTGAAGCAGCTACGATCTCTAGTCAAAGACACGGATCCGATCCGGATACTATCCGTGGCGCAGTTCAGACCTGAGAAGGATCATCCTCTCATGCTACAAGCTATGTACGAGTTGAGGAACCTGCTGGTCAAGAACGAAGTGCTTTGGAACAAG ATCAAACTGGTATTCGCCGGCGCGTGTCGAAACGCAGAGGACGAGGAACGAGTCCAAAACCTGAAAGATTTGGCCAAGCACCTGTCCCTCGAAAATAGCGTGCAGTTCGTCGTGAACGCTCCCTACGCGCAGCTGCTGCAGCTGTACCAGACGTGCAGCATAGGGCTGCATGCTATGTGGAACGAGCACTTTGGAATCA GCGTAGTAGAACTGATGGCAGCAGGCCTCATCACCATCGCGCACCGCTCAGGCGGCCCCCTCGCCGACATCGTGGAGACTACGGAGACTAGTCGAACCGGCTTCCTCTGCTCTGAGGCCGACGAGTACGCTCGCGCCATTCTTGAAGTCATAGCTCTAGCGCCTGAGGAGAGACAGCGAATCATAGACGCAGCTAG